In the Sarcophilus harrisii chromosome 3, mSarHar1.11, whole genome shotgun sequence genome, one interval contains:
- the CNKSR1 gene encoding connector enhancer of kinase suppressor of ras 1, with translation MEPVASWGPGAVVAWLRGLDELVQEHPFEQWALVGSDLLQLCPRNLEALGVWHIGHQELILDGVEQLRTLSSGLETENLRKLTEQLRTLTHKFCSLVPGCLGPCGEPAPDLLTGAIELVRAAWALLCWLNRYLFSQLNDFSACQEVGDLCRELAQALQETSATGVLDLECGGERGSSTVISLSPLPAPGLPYTFPPSQGDNIVSVCDAILSFSPEDLLDQLAVLELVELRARHPEEPLGLEILSTSSCHHFVSGTAPESPADGCSRILLGDEIVQVNGQVVVGWPRASLDRLLLQDPALLRLVLKTVPVPKTAPQSPLEPIASSRNQSESLAPPSPRASEEKGSAFTFDQSPEPRLPSSSEAGPATPSDCGTSWGPDEARRSPSAPDPPPAAQPVMGEIANHGSPEPPDKGPSCSPKKSKAKGTATRLSRRRVSCRQLGQPDCDGWLLLRKVPGGFMGPRWRRCWMVLKGHTLYWYRQPQDEKAEGLINVSNYSLESGRDQKKKYVFQLTHNLYKPFIFAAETLADLSMWVSRLVTCISKYQFHSRGPAPREEDCYSETEAEDPDEEAGSRPASPSPGGVWSSPHGEASPSTTPPQGSPQAAHSPLTDSSGDGALEHLVRGLIQGGVSLLGRPQFLTQEQCRSSFLRRARDPQLNERAHHIRCLQSTLKAKLQELQVLDEVLNDPTLTSEKFRRWKEKNQELYSDRPGGWAGAEGPLCPPTPKPEDSAACDSKEHLPPDPPCPRPPDL, from the exons GCCTGGATGAGCTGGTACAAGAACACCCTTTTGAGCAGTGGGCCCTGGTGGGCAGTGACCTGCTTCAGCTCTGTCCTCGGAACCTGGAGGCCCTGGGGGTCTGGCACATTGGCCATCAGGAACTCATCCTGGATGGGGTGGAACAGCTCCGGACTCTG AGCTCCGGCCTAGAGACTGAAAATCTCCGGAAACTAACAGAACAGCTGCGGACCCTGACCCACAAATTCTGCAGTCTTGTCCCGGGCTGCCTCGGGCCCTGTGGGGAACCTGCCCCAGACCTACTCACGGGAGCCATCGAGTTGGTCCGAGCAGCTTGGGCCCTTCTCTGCTGGCTCAACAG GTACCTTTTTTCCCAACTCAATGACTTTTCTGCGTGCCAGGAGGTCGGGGACTTGTGCAGGGAGCTGGCCCAGGCCCTGCAGGAG ACCTCGGCCACGGGTGTTTTGGACTTGGAGTGTGGGGGGGAACGAGGGAGCT CCACCgtcatctccctctctcctctgccCGCCCCGGGTCTCCCGTATACCTTCCCGCCTTCCCAGGGGGACAACATTGTGAGCGTCTGTGACGCCATTCTGAGCTTCAGCCCTGAGGACTTGCTGGATCAGCTGGCCGTCTTGGAGCTGGTGGAGCTGAGAGCCCGACACCCAGAGGAGCCCCTG GGCCTGGAAATCCTCAGCACCAGCAGCTGCCACCACTTTGTGTCTGGAACGGCCCCAGAG tCTCCTGCTGACGGCTGTTCCCGGATCTTGCTGGGAGACGAGATTGTCCAGGTCAACGGGCAGGTGGTG GTGGGCTGGCCCCGGGCTAGCTTGGACAGGCTGCTGCTCCAGGATCCCGCCCTGCTCAGACTGGTGCTGAAGACTGTTCCTGTGCCCAAGACTGCCCCTCAG AGCCCCTTGGAACCAATCGCCAGCTCCAGGAACCAGTCAGAAAGCTTGGCCCCCCCCTCTCCAAG AGCCTCAGAAGAAAAAGGTTCTGCCTTCACCTTTGACCAGAGTCCAGAACCAAGACTCCCGAGCTCCTCCGAGGCAG GCCCGGCCACCCCTTCAGACTGTGGCACTAGCTGGGGCCCTGACGAGGCACGCCGCTCCCCCAGCGCCCCAGACCCCCCGCCAGCAGCCCAGCCAGTCATGGGGGAGATTGCGAATCACGGATCTCCGGAGCCCCCGGACAAG GGTCCTTCCTGCAGTCCCAAGAAGTCCAAAGCCAAAG GGACGGCAACGCGGCTGAGCCGCAGGCGGGTGTCGTGCCGGCAGCTGGGCCAACCTGACTGCGACGGGTGGCTGCTGCTTCGGAAGGTGCCCGGAGGTTTCATGGGCCCCCGCTGGCGCCGGTGCTGGATGGTGCTCAAGGGCCACACGCTCTACTGGTACCGACAGCCTCAG GATGAGAAGGCTGAAGGGCTCATCAATGTCTCCAACTACAGCCTGGAGAGTGGCCGGGACCAGAAGAAGAAATA TGTGTTCCAGCTGACCCATAACTTGTACAAGCCTTTCATCTTCGCGGCGGAAACCCTGGCTGACTTGAGCAT GTGGGTGAGCCGCCTGGTGACCTGCATTTCCAAGTACCAGTTCCACAGCCGAGGACCTGCGCCCAGAGAGGAAG ACTGCTACAGCGAAACCGAAGCGGAAGATCCAGATGAGGAAGCAGGGTCCCGGCCCGCCTCG CCCAGCCCTGGGGGAGTCTGGAGCTCTCCCCATGGAGAAGCCTCCCCATCGACCACCCCCCCACAAGGTAGCCCCCAGGCGGCCCATAGCCCTTTGACAG ACAGCAGCGGTGATGGAGCCCTGGAGCACCTGGTGCGGGGCCTGATACAGGGAGGGGTGTCCCTGCTGGGCCGCCCACAGTTCCTGACCCAGGAGCAGTGTCGCAGCTCCTTCCTGCGCCGGGCCCGGGACCCCCAGCTCAATGAGCGGGCCCATCACATACGATGTCTGCAGAGCACGCTCAAG GCAAAGCTCCAGGAGCTGCAGGTCCTGGATGAGGTGTTGAATGACCCCACGCTGACTTCGGAGAAGTTTCGgaggtggaaagagaaaaacCAGGAGCTGTACTCAGACAGGCCTGGGGGCTGGGCTGGAGCCGAAGGCCCCCTCTGCCCCCCCACCCCTAAACCTGAGGACAGTGCTGCTTGTGACTCCAAAGAGCACCTGCCTCCTGACCCTCCGTGCCCAAGACCCCCCGACCTTTGA